A segment of the Suncus etruscus isolate mSunEtr1 chromosome 7, mSunEtr1.pri.cur, whole genome shotgun sequence genome:
AGACAGCCTGGCTGTCGCTCTGAGGTCACCTCCATTCCGACTCTGCCTGGAGCTGGGGCTGATGTTGGGCCTAAGGGTAGATAAAATGGCAGTTTTGGTTCCAAGATCTGCCTGGGCTGGGGACAGAGAAGGGGCAGAAGCTTCCAGAGCCTGTTGTCcaagggaggaagagaaacaccagtTCTGGGTCTACCAAGGCAGAGAAGCTGTGACACATGTGACACATGGCACAGTGACCCATGTCCAGACTAGCCTTTGGGGTCTCTGAGGCCCCTACAGCCAGGCACTTGGTTTGGCGggcacacccgggggtgctcaaggtttactctggctctcctctctggaatcattcctggcagtgctcggggcacCCTATgggtgccgaggattgaacccgggttggctatgtgcaaggcaaatgccctccacactgtgctatcactccagcccccacatccAGGCACTGGGGCCCAGGATCTTGAGCTAAGAGTCCAGGACTCCTTTAGGACAgtgattttcaacctttttgtgcaaagacacacttttttcatgataaaaaaaattacaagacacactaccattagaaaatgttaaaaaaatttaactctgtgcctatattgactttatataaagtaattctcttcaataggaattaaataaatacaaagaaattattttatatttactttattataaaataataaagtattttataattgttcatgtttctgtttacttactcaatgcaaaacctgggcctgtttggcttaacacaaagctgatattatGGCAGGAgtcgaagaaagacacacatgtagctcttcgtcaacagctctcagtctttctctgtctttagtttttatagtttgTAACATGCATGTCGACTCACAAATAGACCAGTCATGTCAAAGCCACATGTTAAGGATGAAATTgacttcctcccatcctcccatgtaggtgcagctaatgacatgaagctcaccacatagaatgataaatgcagttagagaaataactacactgaaaactatcataacaatgtgaatgaatgagggaaaaagaaagcctgtctcgagtacaggtgtgggtggggtggggagtaggtagatctggaaaattggtggtgggaatcctgcactggtgaaggggggtgttctttacatgactgtaatcatacaactacaattatatttgtaatcacggtgtttaaataaagataatttaaaaaaaaaggatgaaattgAAATTTTCCCATGCACACCAGAGAATATCTCATGGCATACTAGTGTGccacagcacagtggttgaaaaacactgctttagGGAACCCCGTCCCACTCCCTGCTTCTTGGGAATCTGCAGTCTTGAAAATTGAGTTATAAGTGTCACTTTACCTGAGGAACTGGGAGCTGCAgaataccttttttgtttgtttgtttgtctgtttgggccacacccatttgacgctcaggggttactcctgactatgcgttcagaaattgctcctggcttgggaggactatatgggatcgaactgcggttcgtcctaggttagcgcttgcaagacagacgccttacctctagcgccacctatccGGCCcctgcagaatttttttttttcatctgggTGGGGGACCCCTGATGAAAAAGCATCGGCCTGCTTTGGGGCTAGAAGGATAAGGAAGAGCCTGGACAGATGGCACAGAGGAAACCAGGAGGATCTGGAGGGCTTGAGGGAGCTGCCTTAGGggcctgccaccccaccccccaaccccagCCTCATTCAGGCCCCAGGATCACGAGGGGGATTcaactcatttttctttcctgtttttggtttttgggccgcagccagtgggcttaggggttacttctggctctgagctcaggaatcattcctggcagtgctgggatgctcgggattaaacctgagtcagttagtcctgcaaggcagatgccctccctgctgtgctatggctcctgccTTCAACATGCTGTTTTCTGCTGCTCCTTTTAGGCAAAAGTGACGACGAAGAAAGTTTATGCAAGTCAGCCCCAGGGACTGGGAAGGGCACCGAGGACGGTAAAGACCATAAGCGCCCCAAGCGCCCACGCACCATCCTCACCACCCAGCAAAGGAGGGCGTTCAAGGCATCCTTCGAGGTGTCCTCTAAGCCCTGCCGGAAGGTGAGCACCCATCTTCGGGGGCCCCTGTTCATTCCTCTATCTCCTCCTTGTCTCTTTGTCCATTGCCTCAATATCCTGGTCCCTCTGTCAAGCCCCATGTCAACCCTGGGCCCCTCTGTTTGAGCACTGAGGATGGGGACAGTCTGGGCTGGTAGCCTGTGCCTTgtggcaggctccaggggaccCAGATGCTCTGGACAAGGACATTACAGGCCTCTACCCCCATGCTTCAGAGGGTCACCTCCACCCCCAAGATTCAGAGCAGAGACCAAGCAGCTCTAGCAAGAGTCACCCTGTGGTGGAATGGGGCTGAGTTTGTTGCATGAGCATGTTTCGGGCAGTGCCTGTTTGGTGAATGGTGGTGACTGGCTTCCGACCATGTGCGGTGACCTGGTGGGCTCAGCGCCCATGGAGGGGTGCAAGGGTGGCTCAGTGCCCATGAGGAGGTGCTGGAGAAATGACTACTGGTGATGATGGGTATGCACTGACATGTTTCTCCAGGTGAGGGAGACCCTGGCTGCCGAGACAGGGCTGAGTGTCCGTGTGGTACAAGTGTGGTTCCAGAACCAGCGTGCAAAGGTAATGGCTCCCAGctgcctggtgtgtgtgtgtgtgtgtgtgtgtgtgtgtgtgtgtgtgtgtgtgtgctcctgAGGTAGCGGCAGCAGGACACTGTCCTGCCCCAAGTGGACCTTGACATGTCTTCTCTCTGCCCAATGGGCATCTTCCTTCTCCTGGCAGCTTCTGTCCATGTAGCCATTCGCCCTACATCTTGGGGGTGTTGGGGACCCTGGGACTATGACAGAGGAGGGCTCAACTTTGTGCATGGCCCATACCTGTCCTGGCCTATGAGTCTGAGCTCCTGGGCCTCAGGTCGAGTCAGAATCCCATACAGGAGGGCCAGCAGAAGGGAGTCAGGGAGTTTAGAGTCTGTGGGAAACCCTCACATATACGCAGCATTGCCAGGAGCCCTGATCCAGGGAGGCAGATGGCAAACCCACTGCCCCCTGCCTTCTGATCCGGGCTGGGCCTCTCCCATCAGATGAAGAAGCTGGCAcggaggcagcagcagcagcagcaggaccaGCAGAGCACTCCAAGACTGAGTTCTGGTAAGCCCCAAACTCCCCTTTCATCATCTCTCTGGGAAGAGAGTGCAGGCCTTGGAGACACAGCAATGTCTCTGCCTGGACTGATCCAGGTGCCGGGAGAGGGTCTAGCTTCTAGAACACAGGCTGGGGCATAGAACCTTCTGGAACACAGATTGGGGCCTAGAACCTTCCAGAACACACACTAAGGCTTAGAATCTTACAGAACTCAAGCTGGGGTGTAGAAGCTTCTGGAATACAGGCTAGGGTGGGCCGGATTGTTGAGGGAGCCTGATAGGCCAAGGAGGCTCTGGAGCTGCTGGGAGTTTCTTCAGAGAACAGTTCCAAACCACCTCTGTTCTACCTCTGCATTGAGATGAACACCCAACCTTGACTGTGACCTTAATCCCATGTACTGAGCTTGAACTCCTGACCTTGACCTTGACCACTGGCTCCTAGTGAGGGAGGGGTCCCAATCTGGACTCTGGGGGAGCCAGGGTGGGGACAGATGCCCGACCCCACACTCTGCAGCTCTTCTTCTCAGAGGCTGGCATGGGTGGGATCCCTATTCATGAGGGGGTGCCTCAGAAGACCCCCGAGTATAACCCACATCTGTGTGTTCTCAGCTCCGGCCGGCAGTGGAGGTGGCGGGGGCACTGGGCTGGAGGGGATCATGAACCCCTACCCATCACTGCCCACCCCACAACAGCTCCTGGTCATCGAACAGAGCGTCTATAGTGCTGACCCCTTCCGCCAAGGCCTCACGCCTCCCCAGATGCCCGGGGATCACATGCACCCCTATGGTAAGGGCCCACCTTCTCCTGCTGTGGGAGAAGACTCGACCCCCATGATCTACTGCCTCCTCCTCTCAACGGGGATGGGAGGGTCGGTACTTCATCCCTGCCAGGTGGGAAGAAAGAGGGTTGAAGAACAGAGATGTGGGGTATGGACTGGCTCCAGGAGGTCCCTGTGGTTTCCAAAACCCTAGGGCTCTGGGAGGAGCAGATTTCCCACCTGAGCAGCAGTGGGGTCCTTCCCCATGGGGGGGCTTACATCAGATCTTGGGACCCCACTAGTGTACCCCCTTCTGTGCAAGCAAGAGCAAGTTTGGGTGATGCTGTGTCGAGCCTTTCTATCTGTCTGCAGAGCCATCCCCCAGCACAGTTTGAGGGATCACTCCAAGCTCAGACCCCTGTGTCCTGAACCTTGGTACACACTTGGGGTGGCTTCActcaattttgaataattttcatttgtctttttttgggggggggccacacctggtggtactcagggctgattcttggtggtggttggggacttataggatgctggggatcaaacccaggttggctgtgtgcaaggcaaatgccctacctgctgtgctattgctttggcctttaTTCCTGTCAGACTCTAACCTGAATCTCCTGTGTAAGCGGCAGGAATACTCACCTCTGTACTAAGGAAGAGAATAatctcaatttcattttttttttattgtttcctttccctcttttgttttgggacaattCCTGGCTGTCTGTGCTTGACTGGGTGGGGTACTGCTGGCTGATGGGGACCAGGTGCTGCCAGGGATGGAGAACCTCATGTCCTCAGCTCTTGAACTGTTTCTGGTGTCCCCGTGGGACCCTGCTCAACCCCAGAcctgtgttgtgttttgtttttttttgtttgtttgttttttgggccacacccggcggtgctcaggggttactcctggctatctgctcagaaatagctcctggcaggcacgggggggaccatatgggacaccaggattcgaaccaaccacctttggtcctgaatcagctgcttgcaaggcaaacgccgctgtgctatctctccgggccccagacctGTGTTTTTATGGGGGCAtttctccagcagtgctcaggaactttcTCCTAACCCGACTGTGCTGTTCCATGCCTGGTCCTGGTGCTAGGAGGTTGGCTCCCTGCCCTCATGCCCAGAACCTTTGTGCTCTGCTTCACCTCAATACCACTTGTATGAGCCCCAATGCCCGTGAGTCTTGTACCTCATTCCGCAGAATTACCCTGAGGGTGTCCCATTTTCCCGCCCCCCCATTGAGTGTCCAGCATGGGCTGCCCCCCCAAACTTTAGGACCGGTCTTGTCTTACTCCAGGTGCGGACCCCCTCTTCCATGACTTGGACAGCGATGACATGACCCTCAGTAACCTGGGTGACTCTTTTCTGGCAGCCTCTGAAGCCGGGTCCCTGCAGGGGCGTGTGGGGAACCCCATCGACCACCTCTACTCCATGCAGAATTCCTACTTCACCTCCTGAGCAGCCATCGACTCTTGCCCATTCCTCCTTCTCCCTGCAGCCCATCCGGGTGGGCAGGGGAGCATCTGCGGTGGAGACGGGCTGTGGGGGGCGCCACTGTCCATAGCTCCCTACTTGTCCAGAGACAAACTAgtactggctggctggctggaccTGAGTCTTAGTGTTAGAGTTTTCCATTTGCACGGGGGACTTAATCTAGACTTTCAAGAGGCTCCTAACATGCCCCTTCACTTTGGGGGGTTGAGGGGCTTTCTCCAAGAGGTGCATCTGGTCTGGCCCTGCCCCCTACCCGCCCTGACCATGCGTATGAATGAGATGTCTGCCCCCGCAAGCTGCGCTGTACAGCAGAAGTGACTGTATTTCCCATGTGACTATTTAAGGAACCCTTGATGCTCTTAAGTTATAAAATAAGATGATTTACTTTTATCAATGTGATCTTTCATTGGGAGACACTAGAGGGGGAAACTGTGGTTGTGCCCCTGAATCCTTGAGAATCCCCAAGGTCTTTTCCATGGCCCGTACTTACTGGTTGATCCTGGTACACGGATGCGTTGCCCATCCACATTCTTGCTCTGTCCAGGCCGAACCCACTGGACTCAGGAAGGTCTCACCTGTTCCTGCATCCCCTATCACAGTTCAGAAAAAAGTTTGCCTGGGAGCCCCTGCTGGGGGATGCCTGGAGAGGAATAACAGACCAGGGCAAGGAACTGGGCAGGGAGGCCTTGGTGGAGCTTGGGCTGAGCCTGGGTAGGTGCTAGCTGGGCTGGGGTTTGCAATCTGAAATGGTTGTTCAGGAAGACTAGGGCACCCACCTGGGGCTCCTTCCAGaaattctctgtgtgtgtgttctgcAGGGTCTGAGTTCAAAAAGGCCTGGAGTAAGTGAGGTCATCTGGTTCCTTCCATCCAGGATGCAAAGACCCTTCTGCTGAGGTTCTGGGGGCCATTGTCCCTATCTCCAAACATGAGACCTAGAAGCTCCTTTCTGTTTGTCGGGCTGGATTTTGGGAACAAGAGGAAAGTGGGGAAGGGCAGTCCCCCTCCCTTGTCTCTATGAAGCCCCCAATGTGGCAGTGGAGCAGGACCAAGCAGACATGCCCACTCTGTGGCTGACTCAGTGCATGAAGGCTGCATTGACCAAAGAACTGAGTGGTGGTCTCTGGGGCTGGTGAGGGCagtttattatgttttgttttttggtttttgggtcacacctggcagtgctcagggattactcctggctctatgttcaaaaattgctcctggcaggctcaggggaccatatgggatgccaggattcgaaccactgaccttcagcatgcaaggcaaacgccttacctccatgctatctctctggcccctgagggcGGAGTTTGTGGGGGGTGAGACTGACAGGACACTGGGAGGTCCCAACCAAGCCCCTCCCAGACACAAGTCTGTCTGTGTTTTTGGCTGAcccaagacccccccccccaaagagctCAGAGAGAGGCAGTGGTCAGATGGAGGTCAGCGGGACATGGTGGGTGAGCGGGATGCAGGGCACAGACTCGGCTTCCCTTTGATGGTGTTTCCTAGacaagactgtgtgtgtgtgtgtgtgtgtgtgtgtgtgtgtgtgtgtgcagccaGTTTACCCCAACACCAAACCTGGCTTGGAGCATAGGAGACAAGGTGCAGGTGGGGCTTGAGGGCTGGCAGGAAGTTGGAGAAGGCCCTGGATAGGCCCACCCCATGGAGCGGGCTGATTCTGCTTCCTGAGCCTCGACATAGCCTCGACTCCCCCCTAGTTGACAGCTCTCTGGGGCCCCTGGGAGACCGGCTGGGTCCTCCGTCAGCACCTGCTCATTACGGTGGGCTGGCCCAGGGTTCCTTTCCCCACTCTGATAACATCACCTGGAACTTGACCTTGCTCCTTCCAGGGCTGGCATCTAGGGGAGAGGGGCTGTCCTGACTGACTCTCTGACCAACCGACCTCAGTGTAGGGGCCATGATCCAGGGGTGTCCACTGCTTCTGAGACTTGAACAGGGCCCAGCAATGCCCCATTGAACCGTTAGCTGCTTAGCTGACCACTCAGCCTCTGAGGCTGTGTGCCTACCTCCCAGGTAACTGACAGACGCCCGCCCTTCACTTCACAGCCCAGAGAAGGTTGCCCTGTGGGGCTCAGCTGCATTTCTAAGAGTGTGCCGAGGCTCTGCCTTCTGCAGCTATTCACACACCACCTTCCTGTGGCACAGGCAGAACATGCTAGGGGTGTGGTGCATGCATACAAAATGTCAGTCATGTGACATGCAGTCCATGGCATGTGTCAGCCACAAAAGATGCCAGCCCCGTGTACACAGTCTGTGGTTCTGACACCCCAGCCCCTCTATGTGAAGCCAACTATCAAAAGCATGTATTTGAGACATCCACAGATAGATGCAGGAATGTCTGGAGAAGAGGCTTTGGGACGAGCAGGCACTTACCAATGGGGCACTACGCCCCCTGTATGAGAAGTGAGACTGTCTACTCAGGGCCTGCTGGAGACTGAGACAAAACAGCGCTTCTCTCTTCACACAACCACATTCAAGCACACGTACAGAGTGGAGTGGAGAAGCCTGGACAGAGATGAGCTGTGTAGGTTGTTGGGGAAGCACCttgctgtttttcttcctttgcaTCACTCTTCTGCATGACAGGGATGCAGGCCTAAACAGCTGGAGCTAGAGCAACTCTGCCAAGCCTTGAGGCAATCTGGTGCAGGGGAGACCTCAGATGGTGAAGCcataaaagagaggaggagatTGGATGCCTGAGAACTCTGGGCTGGGTTGACCCTGGCTCTCTGAACTGTGGTCCGGGTTCTCTTTAGAGGAGAGAAATAAACATCTTTCTTTCATAAAACAAATTGTCTGGTGTGTCTGATCCTAACGGAACTACCTCTTGGTACACAGCATAGATGCCCAGACTGAGTTTTGGCAGATTTTAAAGCCCCTGAGGGAGGTCCAGGGGCTTGCTCTGAGACCAGAGAGAAAAAGAGCCACATGGTTCAGAGCTGGTCATGCTGCTCTAGGCATTGGGCCTGGGGGCTGGTCTGTGTACCCCCAAACCCTGCTGTGCCAAAGAACCCTTGGGCTGAGGGGAGATGTGCAGGCACATTCTGTGTTTCCGGGGCTCCACATTCCCTGTCTCTGACACCTCCCACTCCTTCGGGCTTCACAGGCTCATCGCCATGTCAGGTGGGGCTGCCACGAGACACAGTGACCGGGGTCCAAACGTCTGTTAGCAGAGGGAAGTAGAAACCTGATGCTTGGGACTAGCCGGCTCCAGTCTCGGCAGCTACAAGTGTCCTTCGTCATCTCCCCTGGTTCGTTCCCGAATGGGACTTAATGATCATTCCGGTGCCCTGGGGTGGGGGATTGAGGACACCACAGGGGAAGCTTTGCAGACCGACTACCTCAGTGATGCATCTGTGGTAAAGGAAAAGTGCAGTGAGcccaggaaggaaggggggagttCTAGTCCCTGGCACATACTCACACCCATGCGTGTGcacatacatatgcacatatCCACACTAGGCCAGAtatagaggggtgtgtgtgtgtgtgtgtgtgtgtgtgtgtgtgtgtgtgtgtgtaaaagacaGTAGAAGAgcaggagcaatggcacagcacagagggcatttgccttggacacagacaacctgggttcgataactggcatcccacagggtccctctGAGCCTactggaagtgattcctgagagcagagccaggagtaactgatgagcactgccagatatggccccccaaaaaacaaacaaaaaagagaaagaaagacagtggGTGGGTACATTAGAGGGAATATCGCACCCAGAGCCCCATCTCCAGGCCTGATGAACGTCCCAGACTCCCCACAAAGCTGTGTGGCTAGCTCCTCAGGGTCATCTGTGCTGGTCGTACAAGTCCACTGAGGAGCCTCAACACAGTGGCCCCAAACTCCCAAAGTCATGACAATCACCATAAGGTGCTTGGTGAGCCCCAGGATCTGGGCACCTCATGATCTTTACTGAGCATCTCACTCTGAGCCCCACTGAGGCTCTCATGGGAGTGCCGGCGAGGGGGTGGAAGGGGTGCCCTGCTGTGGTGCCCTGTGTGCTCCTGGGTCCTCTAACCCCACAGTGAAGGGGCACcatggggaggagaaatggaaAGTGGAAAGGGGGTGCCTCACAGCTGCTTTGGGAAGCACCTTGATACACCCACTGCTCTGGCCAGGCCGGCAGCCCTGTGTTCAGGCTCGTTCCTCAGGGAAGGGATAGAGGCTTTGCAGTGCCTGTTCTGAGCAGTTCCTTCAGGGCCAAGGGCTGCCCAGGATCCCCGCAGATGCCACGTGCCTGTGCCCCCGATCTCTGCAGAGCTGAGGGCTCTGGAGCTGGACTGGGTGTGAGACCCTCTTCAGTGACCACAAAGGTCCCACAGTGGTAGCTAGTCCCATGGTGGATTCCATAACCTGACCAGAAACTGGGAACTCCCACACACCAGGAAGGCCCAAGGAATGCATGTCCTATAGTGGAGTCCAGCGCCAAGGGCAGttggctcttctctctctctctgctcttcctcctttctcttcattCCCCCTCTCCtccatccttctctctctcctccttctcttacCCTCTTTCCCATCTCTATGCCCctatctttctctcctctccacaCCTTCTAcctttttcttcccctctccttcctttctctcttcctccctctctctcttcctccctctctcttcctcccgctctctcttcctctctctctcttccccccccctctctcactctcactctctgtccctcatccttccctctcttccatcATTTCCCCTCTACATGGAGAGCAGTTTAAATTGACCATGGTTAGTCGGGGGACAGGGACTTGCTTTGGGAGCCCAGAGTTTGCCAGCAACTCTGACCACTGCCACTGACCACTGGTACCCAGCGCCTGGCCCAGAGCTGCCACCTTCCGGGGTTCTGGGGCCTCTCCTGGACCTGGAATGCTGAGCTCCAGCCTCGGCCCCTGCACTCAGAGCCCTTGCTCAGCATTGCCCCACTTTCTAGAAGGGAAAACTGAGGCTCAGGCAAGCTGAGAGATTTGTCCTCCCCTCCACTGGGATCCCTTTCCAATCCCAGACAAGCTGTGTTTGGGGGTAACACCTGAGGTCTCCCAGCCTGTGCTGCCCTTTGCCTCCTTGAGCAGCCCAGCTCCTTCCCGACAGATGCCTGTTTGGACAAAGGGCCTTGTGTGTGGCGCAGCAGCTCCTGTTCCAGCCGGGCGGTCACTGTCCTGCGCGGGCGCCCCGATACCATCACTGGGGGCACAGAGGCGCTTTGTGTTCCCCAGGGCTCCGGTTTCCTGGCATGGGCGGGAGGCAGGCTCCAGTGCAGGCCAGGAGGGCGGCTGAGGGTCTGCGCAAACAAGCTCGCAAGGGggttgcttgggggaccctgaAGCTTTCCCTGCCCCGAGCCTCCAGGTACTTCCCCAGGAAGAGACGGAGACTTGGGGCAGGTAGGCCCCCTCGCAGCTGGAGAGACCCCAGATCCCCTTCTCCTTGACGTGGCCCCCCTTCTAGGTGAGCTGGTCTCCGGAGCCTGTTTGGGGCGCCCTCCTGTGGAGGAACCCGCTTTCACTACTTTCCCAAGACCAACGGCTAGTCCCAGTCCGTCCAGGAGCTCTGCCCTGAGCCGCCTCCCCCAAGCCCAGCACAGCTGCCCTGAGCTTTCCCCTCACAGAAGGGGTTGTCTGTCCCCTGCACCCAGACTGGGGTGATGGTGACTCCTGGGGTCCACCAGTGACACTTACTCTTCCCTCTCGGTCCCCGACTTCTGCCCTTACTAGCCTCCTCCCCCATCATCTCCTGGTTGGCCTCGGGCTGCACTCTGCCTCAGCACTACCTGGTGACCTCCAAGGTCCTCCAATTAAACCCGAGATTTGCAAGAGCCCCAATGTGGGATCACTTTGGTTCCGGGGTCACAGCCACAGGGCACTGCTGTTGTGGAAGGTTCTGGAAAGGGAAACTTGGTTCTCTTTGCCCCAGAGGACTCCGGTCTCCTGAGTTTTCTCCAGAACTGGCAGCAAAAGGAATTTGGGCAGGGCCTGGGAGATGAAGGTCAGGAGATGGGAAAATGGGGTTCAGGACACAGAGATGGGGTTCAGGAACTTTGCTCCTCTGTACTCTGGGCAGAATTGGGGCTCCCTGTAGCTAAAGGCAGTGGGGAACAGAGGGGCAGAAGGCCCCACCTGTGCTGGGCTGCCCAGCGGGATCCTCCACATTCTTCATTCCGCTCCCTGCATCCAGG
Coding sequences within it:
- the LMX1A gene encoding LIM homeobox transcription factor 1-alpha, whose product is MLDGLKMEENFQSAIDTSGSFSSLLGGAAGPQSVCEGCERVISDRFLLRLNDSFWHEQCVQCASCKEPLETTCFYRDKKVYCKYDYEKLFAVKCGGCLEAVAPRELVMRAQQSVYHLGCFCCCVCERPLRKGDEFVLKEGQLLCRADYERERELLRLTSPAASDSGKSDDEESLCKSAPGTGKGTEDGKDHKRPKRPRTILTTQQRRAFKASFEVSSKPCRKVRETLAAETGLSVRVVQVWFQNQRAKMKKLARRQQQQQQDQQSTPRLTPAGSGGGGGTGLEGIMNPYPSLPTPQQLLVIEQSVYSADPFRQGLTPPQMPGDHMHPYGADPLFHDLDSDDMTLSNLGDSFLAASEAGSLQGRVGNPIDHLYSMQNSYFTS